The DNA region CATCTTATTTTGTCAATAGACACAAACAGCAAGACCTGACTAATCTATTGGGAGCTACATATGCTGCTGTTTTTTTCCTTGGAGCTACCAATGCTTCTGCTGTGCAATCTGTGGTGGCAGTAGAGAGAACTGTCTTTTACCGTGAAAGAGCAGCTGGAATGTACTCAGAGTTGCCTTATGCATTTGCTCAGGTAAGAGATTGGAAGTTGTTCTGagttaatcaaatattttgttctcttgaaagaatatataaatGCATTCTGTATATATTCTGATGGGCAACATTTTTGCTGCAGGTGGCTATTGAGACAATTTATGTTGCAATTCAAACGTTTGTGTATTCTCTTCTTCTATACTCAATGATTGGATTCCACTGGAAGCTGGAAAAGTTCTTGTATTTCTACTACTTCATGTTCATGTGCTTTACATACTTCTCAATGTATGGGATGATGGTTGTTGCACTCACTCCGGGCCATCAAATTGCTTCAATTGTCATGTCCTTTTTCTTGAGCTTTTGGAACTTGTTCTCTGGTTTCCTCATCCCTAGGCCGGTAcgtaatttcaaaaccaaatcttATTTTCATCGTCGTCATGCACGACAAAATCAAACCATCCACATCGGAACAATAGAAACAGAAACGCTATTCGAACTCCTTTTACACTTTTAATTGCTTACTCTCTAATGTGACTGTTGTTAATTATGTCAACTTTCTAATTAGTTTTGAAATAGTCTTTCATTGTTACTGCAATTAATCATAATAGTTCATGCTTTGTCACTGCAGATGATCCCCATATGGTGGAGGTGGTACTACTGGGCTTCCCCAGTTGCTTGGACAATCTATGGACTTTTCACATCTCAAGTTGGTGACAAGAAGAATTTACTTGAAATTCCTGGTTCAGAACCAAAGGCTGTAGATGAATTCGTTAAGGACTACTTGGGTTTTGACCATGACTTTCTTGTCCCTGTAGTCTTTGCCCATATTGGTTGGGTggtcctcttcttctttgtctttgcCTACGGCATCAAATTCCTTAACTTCCAAAAGAGATGAGGAACTTTCTTGTACACCagagaagctttttttttttattaaaaaaaaatttaatgagtgCACCATGGAAGCCTTAGAATGTAGAGATTTACATATAGATATATAGTTGAGTCTAGCTACAAGAAGAtggaaaatgctaggcttacaaacatattttgcaaaaaaaattttacaaagtgatgtggcacaacatgattgggtttctcaaaatttgaatttatctcatatccaatcatattgtgcaacatcagtttgtaaaattttttttataaaaatttgtttgtaagcctagtatTCCttcatagaatatatatatatatatatatatatgctcctCCGGGCCTTTTGTACAATATTACgggtgattcaatatacaatctTATTTTCAACATGGAATCAAAGTACAAGTTCCTAATCACCTTTCccaattcttttctctctctctctctctccgccatCTTTTTTCAACATCCTCTCCGGTGCCACAAGTCTTTTTGGCAATCTAATAGCTCTACTTTCTTTAGATCTTTCTCTTCTACACATTGTTCAAGGGAAGAAACCCAACTCTATCACCTCCTACATGGAGTAGAAGAAGCAGTTTTAAGGTGCGTTTGAGATTATGATTTCATAggcaaaaagtgcaattttaaacgAAATCACGAAAAATGAATTATTCAGtattgcgttttaaaaaaattgcgatttgaaaacacaaaaaatcttaactgtgtttttaaaaatcaagttttcAAATGGCAcatttaaaaatgttatttttaaattgcactttttgaaatcgaAAACCCAAATGGACCCGCTTTTGGTTGTTGTGAGGTAATGGCCCAATGAAAGGTTTGGACCAAAATAATGTGTTTTTCTAGTGCAGCTTTGGGCTCAACCAGTTGGTCCGAGGATGagatcttttaaaaaaagaaggtcTACTGCACCTTTGTGACTTTAATTTCCTTCAAAGAGAGCGAATTTTTGTGCCTCccaatatgattattattattattattttttcattttttcatatatatatatcaatttcaccaattcttatcatatatacctcctaaaatatttttttaaaaaaatgtaatgtagaataattttaatattattattggatttgatAGTTTTGAATATTATTAAGTCGGATAGCATAGGGGGCAAACAATACGAGTTAAACTGAATATTGTTAAATTCATGTCAATATAATGGTCTTACAATATTTCATTAATGCTTGAATGTGgtaaagtaatattttttaattgaatattgaATATTGCTACATTGACCCACCCACGTATGATAAAAactaagagaaatgctattcaGCATTGTTAAGTGTCCATCTCTTAccattctattttatttttcttatttttaatatgtagatGTGAATGTACCACATAGACAAAAATGCTCGGAGACAAAAATTATCCccatttttctcaaatttgagaatgttgaataacatttctctaaaattaatAAGTGGGTCTAGAACAATTTTGGATTtcacaaatataaataaaatgagtttgagataaaatttagaaaatcattttctattttctttttaagaactTTAAATTACCTTAGGATTAGAATTTGTTGCGAATAGATAGGTTCATATAAacgaaccatatatatatatatatatttgacatgtcCATGCAAGGGGAGAAAAATTTGatctagtgacctccgctttatgaaACGTGATCTCAAGCCGATTAAACTATCTCTTGAGAACATAAATGAGCCATGTTGGCTATTTTCTGTAGGTTTATATAATcttaggacaaagttttcctccaaactaggttagaggaattttcttcaacctactttataaaagtgacatgtgtcttttttttttttaataagatatgaaatgcacataagtttttaataaaagttattatAACTTTGTCCCgaccctactattaaaaaaaatatgcatctcacatattcaagggacacatgtcacttttataaattaggttgaatGAAATTCCTCTTACccagtttaaagaaaaactctGTCCATAATCTTACACACATATATCCCCTCAGTACTTATGGAAGGAATATATGTTGGAGGTGCTTTCACACTATCAATTTTGGATCTGAAGTGATattcacacacatatatatccCCTCAGTACTTATGGAAGGAATATATGTTGGAGGTGCTTTCACACCATCAATTTTGGATCTGAAGTGATATTCTTGGTGGCACATCGATTTGGTGATTGAGATAGGTGACTTATTTAGTGACACAAGAAGAAATATTTCAGTTCCCAACTCTAATTTCATGACTACAGATAGGCACGTCtcacttttctatatatatatatatatataaaggaacaTTGAAAAGACAAAAGTTTAGTGTTCACTAGTGACAGACATTCTTGGTGGGTGATGTCTTTCCTAAATCAGAAAACCTCCCATGGAAAACCAGTCATGAAATTAATACagagaaattaattaagaaatcagaaaatatgtaaaattcaaaaatagCTACACTAGCTAATTACACCACACGATCAATCGAGCACACCAATCtggttttctttattattaaCTCATCTTATTTCAAGGTATCTATATTTTTGCTGAGCTCCTCCAGCTTCTTCATCCTTAGTCTCTCACTTTCACTCACCAGCTGAACAAATTTCATGcaacaaaaaggagaaaaaaacaaaaaaaacaaatcatgttGTTAGATTTGAGTTGCCAATgtttaatgaaaatgaagaactcttgtatatatatatatatatataagtaattcaCCTCCATTAATTTGGTAACTAGttgagatttttccttgctTTTCTCATTGAGAGCCTCAAGGGCTTCCTTGTACTCTCTCTCCTGCAtgtaacaaataatttttttgaagaaactttaaaattaagttaattaaaaCATCAATTGCCTTAATGCGTGCCCTTCTTGATTTGATTTAGGGTAATAAATCATGACAAAGAAGCTTGaatgattcatttaattaagtGTGCCATACAAGTTAATTATGCCATCCCATGTTCTACGTACTATTATTTTAGGCACAATAATTTGGTCCATAATTTGTAATCATCATCTTAATTTCCCAACAATGatatatatttaacatttctTTTAACTAAGCCCCTGACGTGTGGGTTTAAAAGAAGGTGAACGTTGGATTATATGGTTCGAACTCATAATCTTTGTTTTGATAAGCCGCTAAGAACAATACGGAAGTCAATTTATCAAATTCTGCTTAGAATTTGTCAACAAATAGCTTCTTTGATTGACATAAAGAATATAGAAAACAACAATAGTATGTAAAAGAAAGAAGTATATATAAAACTCCACCTTCTTTTGGCAGGTTTGGCCCAGTGGCTTCAACTCTTTGTTAACTGTATCTATCCTCTTGCGAACGACTCCAACTTCCTTCCTCAATGGATCTGTGAGAGCCTCGAGCTCctaatagagttttttttttaaaaaaaataaaaaaataataataataatccactatatatatcatcaataaaacaaCTTATAgagataaataaattaataccCAGATATATGTctctttaagttttttaagttaatttcTCAGAATAAGTGGAAAAAGTGAAGAAACCTAATACTTCAAAAACTACGAAtcagcaattttaaaaactattgtcataggattatatatatatatatcagaaggTGATGTTTACTCTCTATTCTGAATTCCATAATTTGGCGTTTATTTCTTGCTGCATGCATGCATTCTCATCCAGCCAAATGTATATTATTTTGGCTAGCCAAATGGGATTAAAAGAAACTACACCCGACTGATCaccaaatatgaaaataaaaatattataaaatctcTAATATTATCTCTTCTtacaaagaaagaataaagaaatttttgaaaataaatatttaaatgaaaaagtgaaaataaatagCTAAACATGACCTAAATGCTTAAGCAACCAAAAGGCCTTGGTTTTTCATTTCATGGCATATGActtataattaaatttcaatAACAAGTGTGTAGCTTTTAAGGTTAAATATATGTACcgataaaaaattaatcatttaatcagtACTTTAACGGATATTGATACCATGTTTTTCAACTTACTTCTCGAATATCTGCAAGGCGCTTAGTTTCTTCTTCGACACGGCCCAACTGAGCATGCACCTTGTCTCTAACCTCCGTCTTCTTcctctcaatttcttcttccttcGCCCGGAACAAAGCCAGCGCTGACCGTGACATCTCGTCTTCCTTGTCCTCCATTACCGGGCTCCCATTGCAACTCATGATTCCGGAGTTCTTCACCCGCTGCACCTGCAGTGATTGTTGCTGCTCCATTAGCATCTGTCTTGCTGCTGCCATGGCTGCCTCCGGCCACCTACGTACACCAGCTGTAGTACTCtcttattatttctctcttttcttttgctcTTTTTCCCCACAAGAATGATTCTTCTCTTTCTCCTGCCTTAGCTGGTTATCAGCATGGCTGCCTTTAAAGCTATGAAACAACTTACtttattacaaataaatattacaataattcgaaaattaccaaaatgacCTACTCAAATACATTAAGctttctttaatttcaattttactcGAGGTCTTCTCAATTAACACCATCAAAACTTTTGTATTGCAAGTTATAAGCCTTGTACTTGGAGAAGAAATTAtcaggcatatatatatatataatatatatatgcatgagtatatattatatatataaatttatttgatatatatatatatatatatatataaacttggTGAAGAATCTAGGTAGATGGGCCTCTTTTGGTTAGGTAGCTATTTTCTCAAGTTGGTACATTGGCAAATTCAGCAGCTAACAACTGTTTTTCTTCTCATTTGGGTAACATTTTttatgtgaatatatatatacatgcatgtgtgtatatatatatatatataaggtacaATATCAGTtcatatgaagaaaaaagatgggTTAAATATATGTAGAGCATTTTCTTTCCCATTGAAAGGtaaatatttttgcttttattacttCATGTAATTAACAATGATGTTAAGTAATTAAAAACAGGCTGAATAATGTGAGAGATTATGGTAATTATATTGTTTTCTTGAAGAGGGGTGCTTGGGGTGGAAGTTTTAGCTCGTGGGAGTGGACAGTTAAGGCTCACctatagaaaagaaagaatgaggGAGCCTTGGGGGAGAAGACAGAGTAGATGAGTTTGGCAGCAGccaagctagctagctagctggCTTTATCACATATCATTGCCCTTACAGCTTGGACTCACAAGAAAGAATCTCCACTTTAgtaacttttttcatttttaatatatcaaaataGAGAGATAAGCCATCGCCTAACTCAACTTCATCAATACATCAGAGAAACTCAATGCGATTAATACTAGATCTTGCCCAACTATATAAGAACTTTTTTGAGACCACTAAACCATCACTATCAATATATggttaataatatattatataataatttctATTAGTAGATCGGGTTCTTTGTGGTAACATAGAAATATCAAATATGTAGCTATTCATTTGGGTATGTTGTCATGGTATATATTGGTGGTGGTGGATTTGGTGATGAAGACGATAAGATGATGGCAACATGAAGGGTAATGATGGGGTATAAAAATGGTTGTGGTAGTACAATTTATACACTAAGATATTATCCCATAACATTTGAACTTGAATTTTGATGTTATGAAAAATCCCAAGTTTAGAagtcaacatatatatatctatatctatTCTTTTGATATAGATATATCAAAAGAATTACTAGCTTGATATATCTAATATCTCCAAAGATAAATGATAGAGAAGTTGTTAGAAATGAGATCTGTGGGCTTGGCCTAGCCCGGCTAGGGGAGAAACATGAAAATTTAATGAATTATACAAAGAAAATACTAAGCTATGCTACTCTTAGGCTCCCTTTTTTTTCGATACAATGTTTGGCTCGTACGAAAAATTAAGGACGAAGAGGCAATGATGACATAAAACTTATTTTAGTTGAATCTTtttcaggctttttttttttaagcaaaaaggtTAATGGACAGGGAGACCAATTGTGGGTATTGTACCTGtgtgtgaccatagtagcatCAACCCGCGGGAGACTGTACAGGGACCTAAACGGCGGAAACCCTCAAGACCAATTAAGCCATAGCTTAACCGCCCGTTCCACCAGGACATCAATAGGAACCAAGGTGATTTATACTAATAAGGTTggcatgaaaatatttttcagcatTTGACTTGTAAAAATTAGTGACGATTCCGGCGGTGAACTCCGATGGCAACAGCTAACAACCTTTGACGGGAGATTTAGGTGGTAACAGAGAATGAAGTGTGAGAGACATTGTGTGCGATTGAGAAAGATaaacttaaacttgaaaaatagttaaaacaaaaaacaaaaaaaacagaagCCAGTTTACatagttttaaaagaaaatttcccGATCAACTGAAAACCTTTGCATGTGTGAGAGGTCTTTAAGATGTGGATAAGAAGAACAAGCATGGCTGCTGATTTTGGTTTGGTGGTTCGTCAATTCACAAGTAGAGGACGTGCTAACGGCCGGATTCGGTTTCTGGTCGTGGGAGGCAAGGTTGACAAATTTAAGACATCCTCAACAGATACAAATATTCTTGAGAATTTAATGAATTACACAAACGAGGGTTTTTGCAACTCctaaaacaaatataattataaaaatggagaagaggtgaaaatgcttccaaacacgAAGTGCAAAGCGAACATCTAGCAACTTAATGTGCACAGAAGTTGAAACATCTCAAAGACTTCAAAGCGGACCAATTCAGGATGGTTGAGAGTAAGTTGGGACCTATAacaatttttaacttttgactCAAATAGCATTTATAAACTAAGTGGTCGGGttgttcaaaatttatttgagcagGTTAATTTTATAGATACTTTGGCTAACTTTGTAGATGATAGTAATATAAATAACTCTACACTGGAATAGCCATGTTGACAAAAGATTTGACTAGTGCTTAACAAATGTGTTGGGAATAGTTaaattgataaataatatttgaaatgaaatagtgaaaataaataCCTAAAGCGTTGATTTGAATGTGGTGcattctttaaaaataattagttaaaatttttaaaaggtaTTCTTTAACTAAATTTTAGCTATTAAACTGGACCTGaatattctaaaaatatttacaatttaaacatttaattgccTTTAATCTCAatcccaacaatttttttttttaaaaaaaaaaaaactcgtggAGAGTCTCGTAatatatggacaaagttttttttcaaatcagttTGAAAGAACTTCTTCAAACTCGGTCTATAAAAATAACGTGTATTCATTTTTTAACGAACGTACGAGATAGACGAAAAAATTATCCGACCCAATTTGGAAAATCCTAAGGGGAGCATGGTTTGGGCCCAAGTAACGTAACTGTCTACCTTACCTTGTTGTGGCGACAGACTCAGAGCGAGAGAGATGGAGAGCGCCACTGATGCACAGGGGGCCTTAAACCTAAACCCTAGCAATGTGAGACCGGAAAATGTGGAAGAGAAGCCAAAATTGGTGGTGATTATGGGTCCCACGGGCTCGGGGAAGTCAAGGCTGGCCATTGATTTGGCGTCCAACTTCCCCATTGAGATCATCAACGCTGATTCCATGCAGGTCTACCAAGGCCTGGATGTTCTCACCAACAAGGTTCCCCTCCATGAACAAAAGGGtcactactctctctctctctctctctctctctctcttctatgcTCTTCCGTGGTTTGTGTGTGTGAAATTTACGTTTGAGTGACATGGGTGTAGGAGTGCCGCATCATCTTTTGGGGACTATAAGCCCAAACGTGGAATTCACGGCCAAGGATTTTCGAGATTCTGCTATTCCTGTAAGTTAGTTACCCCACTATTATTTgcgtttgtttgtttttctctgtATATCTATGATTCTAACATTTAGAACCTTTTAAGCACATAGATAAAAAAATGGTGTAAAATTAGTGTTTTGGAAAAGTTGCTGATTCATTTAGTGGCGATTTCATTGATTATTGTATCAAAGGAAGAGTGTATGCTAAGATGTACATTTTCAACATCTTATGAGACATGCTACAATACAGAATTGTAGGTAACATGTACCATATGCatgttttttagtttatataacTACAATTTGTAATGAATTGTTTTGCTTTTCTgcatatgtgtgtgcttgagcatgttttcttttcattaaaaCATCGGGTGCTGTGTTTTTGGCTCTTCAGGAATAGACAAACCATTAGAATGttctcttttttagttttaataatGCCACCCATGATATGGGCTATTTCTATCATAAATTCGTTCTTCAAAAACTTGTTTGTTACTGGGGACTTCTTGTCATTGAAGGGGGACCAATAACTTGCTTTAGTGACCAATCACTTGTGGTTAAGTTTATATAGGCCACACCTTTCGTCAGTGCAGATCAGTGAAGTTAATCTAGAGACATAATTGGGCATTTTTTCTACTGCATTTTCATATGAACTTggccttttgtttttaaatattgtaatttatataaattcGGGCTATGTGCTACAAAAGCCTGTTTCTTTTTATagtttgtctttctttctgCCCTttcatttgtttgtattttctttttctttttctcaaattctatTCTGTGTGTGTTTATTGTTTTATGGTGACCTGGATATTTATTGTATTAACTTGGCATTTGGAATTTCAGCTCATCAATGATATATTGTCTCGCAACTGCATCCCAGTCATAGTTGGGGGTACAAATTATTATATCCAGGTATGGGATTGTTTCATCCTGTTTTTTATCAGTGAAGGTGATTAAATTTGTAGTAaagattaattattgttaaattttgtaATCTTCTCATGGTGTGAATCTTTGATGAGCGTGATTTTTGTGTATATTAATGCAAGAGGTTTctcttctaatatattattacaAGTCTAAAATCAATGCTTTTACTTTCACAGCAtgcttattcctttttttttgctttggtggCTTGTTTATTCTATTCAGGCTCTTGTAAGTCCATTCCTCTTAGACGATTCAGCAGAAGATACTGATGAAAGCTGTTTACATGGCCCCCCTGGTAAATAGCAATCCTATAGCCTTTAACTTCCATACTTGCTTTAAATACACCTCACCTCTATAGTTTCACAGCAGAAGAACAGCAAGATAATGAGCTGGATTTTGGGAGTAACAATTTGGACTATAGTTACGACCATCTCAAAGACATTGATCCAGTTGCAGCGAACAGAATCCATCCGAATAATCATAGAAAAGTAAGGATGCCAACTTAATATGCACACTTTTCTTCTTGAAATTGTAAGCCAGGGTGTATTTACAATATACCTCTGTTGTTTGCAGTGTAAATTTGTTTTGGGGTGTAATTGACACTGTTTGTTTTTCTACAAACATCTTTCTTCCTTTACTCTCAATGGAATCAACTGTTATACCGAGGAGCATAGATAACTTGGAAGAGAGAAGAAGTAGTTCCTACTAGTTGGGCAATAATtgtaaatgaaaatttgttgtAGCTGTTGGCAGTAAAATGGACAGCTTGCCACATTGGTTTGCCTCAGCTAAAATAAGGCATGGCCTAGGGTAGTCCTAGCGGCTTGATCATTTTCTTTAGGCTCACCTCAATTTGGAGTTGCTGAGGGTTTGCATATCACTCTTTTATATGCTTGCATTTCAACATGGTCTCATATAAACATATAGGTTGGACTAGATGTATGAAATTATGTACATGATTTTCTAGCTATATGGGTATTGGTTCATCATTCTTATTCTGTGGCTGttctattattatttcttatttatattttttttgataagtaataagaagttttattaaaagcgtataggcgccccaaagtacactgggagtatacaacgGAAACACCTAAcgagaagaaaagcaaaaaagaaaatcatcaaaaGTCATCGACAATGGAAAGACATGCGCCAccgtccaaagatacaaagtatgaaaacaagAGGCTAAGATGTCCTCCAAGGTCCCCTCAACATCCTCGAAACACCTACTATTCCTTTCTTTccatagacaccaaaaaaagcaagtgggcaccatcttccaaaccgcggcact from Corylus avellana chromosome ca10, CavTom2PMs-1.0 includes:
- the LOC132164616 gene encoding uncharacterized protein LOC132164616; the protein is MAAARQMLMEQQQSLQVQRVKNSGIMSCNGSPVMEDKEDEMSRSALALFRAKEEEIERKKTEVRDKVHAQLGRVEEETKRLADIREELEALTDPLRKEVGVVRKRIDTVNKELKPLGQTCQKKEREYKEALEALNEKSKEKSQLVTKLMELVSESERLRMKKLEELSKNIDTLK